Part of the Gemmatimonadaceae bacterium genome is shown below.
CCGTACGTCGTGAAACGGTCATAGCTCAACACGGCGATGGTGCGCGGAGAGTGCGCGATCACCACGATCGCGCCGAACTCGCTCACCGCGCGCGCCCACATGACCACGGCAGCGGCCAGGAGGCCCCGGCCGGCGAGTGGAAGCGTCACCCGACGAAATGCGCGCAGCGGGGTGTCGCCGAGGGTGAGCGCCACGGACTCGAAGCGCCGATCGACGCGGGCAAACGCCTCCCGTGCCGCGCTCACATAGAGCGTGGCCGAAACGAACAGCATGGCGAGCACGATGCCCAGCGGGGAACTGACGATGCGAATGCCCAGGGCGCCGAGCCCCTGCCCCAGTACCGACTCACGTCCGAGGACGAGCAACAACGCAATGCCCGCCACGGGATGCGGAATCACGAGCGGCAGGTCGAGCGCGGCGGCGACGAGCGCGCGGCCGCGAAACGGCGTGCGCGCAAGGAGCCAGGCCACCGGTGTGCCGAGAACTACACCAATCAACGTGGCCGCGGTGGCGCACAGCGCGGTCAGGAGCAGCGCCCCGCGCAGCTCGGTGTCGGCCGCCAGGCTGGCCACACCCGACCATCCTCCGCGAGCCACCACGGCGCCAACCGGCGCAAGCAGAAAGAGCAGCAGCACCGACGACGCGAGCGCGGTCAGGACCGACGCGACGCCGGGCAGGCGCATCGAAGGGCGAACGGATGTTGGCGGCGCGGATGGTGGCGGCATCGTCAACCCGACGATGGATGCAATCGCGCCCGATTGAAAGGGGCGGCCGACTCCGGATGGACGTCCCGGCTACATTCCCCCCATGACGCAACTCGCGGTGGACATCCAGTCGGTGGTGAAGCGCTACGCGGGACACGTGGCGGTGCGCGACCTGTCGCTCCAGGTGCCAGCCGGTGCGGTGTACGGACTGCTCGGGCCCAATGGCGCAGGGAAGACCACGACGATCCGGATGCTGCTCAACATCATCGCGCCTGACGAGGGCCGCATCACGGTGCTGGGCAGCGCCAACACCACCGGCGGCGTGCTGGACCGGGTCGGCTACCTGCCCGAGGAGCGCGGCCTCTACAAGAAGATGCAGGTTCGTCGCCTGCTGCGGTTCCTCGGTGAACTCAAGGGGGTGAAGGGCGCGGAGGCCGACCGCCGCATCGACTACTGGCTCGATCGCCTCTCGCTCCGACTCCCGGACAAGGACTGGGGACTGGCCAAGGTCGACGAGCTGTCGCGCGGCATGCAGCAAAAGGTGCAGTTCATCGGCACCCTCCTCCACGATCCGGAGCTCGTGATCCTGGACGAGCCGTTCAGCGGCCTCGATCCAATCAACGCGCAGGCGCTGAAGGACACCGTGCTCGAGCTGCGACGACGCGGCAAGACGGTCATCTTCAGCACGCACCTGATGGACAACGCCGAGCGCATGTGCGATGCGGTGTGCATCATCGCGCGCGGTGAGAAGGTGCTCGACGGCGCGGTGTCGCGCGTGCGCGAAGAGGCCGGGGGCAATCACATCGCGCTCGGGCTCGAGGGCGGGGCCACGCCCGCGGTCTCGTCGGTGCTGCAGGATCCGACGCTGGTGCGCCGCCTCGACGACTCGAATCGCTACTTCGAGATCGAACTCGCCGCGGGCGCGGATGCCCAGGACCTGCTCCGCCGGCTCGTCGACGCCGGCGCCGGTGTGCAGCGATTCGAGAAGGTTCAACCGTCCCTTCACCAGATTTTCCTGCAACGCGTCGGTGCGTCAGGCATCGAGGATGGAATGAGTGGCCATGGATAAGGTCATTGCCGTCATCAAGCGCGAATACATGGAGCGCGTGCGTTCGCGGTGGTTCATCTTTGCCACCGTGTTCGGCCCGCTGCTCATGGCCGTGCTCCTGTTCCTGCCCGCGTGGCTCGCCGGGCGCTCGCGCGCCGGGACGGACGCGACGAACATCGTGATCATCGACGCGTCGGGAAACGCGCTTGGCTCGCGGATTCGCGACGCGATCTCGGCGAACGGAGGGATTCCTCCGCAGGTCCGGACGGTCATGCCCGCCGGCATCGCCCAGGCCGAAAGCACAGCCACGAAGGACGTGCTCGCGAAACGCGTGCAGGGTTACCTGGTGGTGGACGCGCTCACGACGGCCGGCGAGCGGGCGCGGTATTCGGGTAGGAACGCGAGCACGCTGCCCGACATGCGACGCATCCAGGATGGCGTGCGCTCGGCCGTGTTGAGCCTGCGGTTCGAACAGGCGGGGCTGGATGCCAGGCGCGTGCAAGCCCTGTCGCAGATCCGCCTCGAGATGTCGACCGAACGGCTGAGTGAACGCGGACGTGGCGGTGGCGGCGAAAACAGCGTGTTCCTGGCGTACGGCGTGGCGATGCTGCTCTACATGTCCATCGTGCTCTACGGCCAGGCGATCATGATGGGCGTGATCGAGGAAAAGACGCAGCGAGTGGCGGAGGTCGTCGTGGCGAGCATCTCACCCGGCAAGCTGTTGGCCGGCAAGGTACTCGGCGTTGGATCGGTGGGACTGACCCAGCAGCTCGTGTGGGTGGGGTCTGCTCTGCTGATGCTCAAGTTGCAGGCGCCGATCGGCAAGGCGCTCGGTCTCGCGACGCTGGGGCCGACGTCGTTGCCGTCGATCACGATCGGTACCGGGCTTGCGCTGCTCTGCTTCTTCCTGCTCGGCTATACGCTTTTTGCCACGATGTTTGCCGCGGCGGGCTCCATGGTGAGCAGTACGCAGGATGCGCAGCAGGTGGCGACGCCGCTGACGCTCCTCATCATGCCGAGTCTGCTGCTGCTCGCCCCGGTGATGCTGGAGCCGGGCGGAACGCTCGCCCGGACGTTCACGCTGGTGCCGTTCACCTCGCCGATCCTCATGCCGGTGCGCATGAGCCTCACGTCGGTGAGCTGGTTCGAGGTCGTGGGCTCGATCGCGCTGCTCGTGGCGACGTGCCTCGCGGCCATGTGGCTGGCCGCGCGGATCTTCCGCGTGGGCGTGCTGATGTACGGCAAGAAGCCGGGTTTTTCCGAACTGATTCGCTGGGTGCGGGTGGCGCGTTAGGCGTGTCGCGCGATGCGATCGGCCAGTTCGGCGATCGCGGCGCGACGTGACTCGGCGGGCGCCTGGCGACCGGGCACGACCGAAAACGACTCGCGGCGGAGCGCGGCACGCACGGCGTCCACGTCCACGGGCTCCGCGTCTTCGAGCAGCACGACCGCGAGGACGCGGCCCCTGGTGTACCCGATGTCCTTGCACAGCTTGATCGTGCGCTGGGCCGC
Proteins encoded:
- a CDS encoding ATP-binding cassette domain-containing protein — encoded protein: MTQLAVDIQSVVKRYAGHVAVRDLSLQVPAGAVYGLLGPNGAGKTTTIRMLLNIIAPDEGRITVLGSANTTGGVLDRVGYLPEERGLYKKMQVRRLLRFLGELKGVKGAEADRRIDYWLDRLSLRLPDKDWGLAKVDELSRGMQQKVQFIGTLLHDPELVILDEPFSGLDPINAQALKDTVLELRRRGKTVIFSTHLMDNAERMCDAVCIIARGEKVLDGAVSRVREEAGGNHIALGLEGGATPAVSSVLQDPTLVRRLDDSNRYFEIELAAGADAQDLLRRLVDAGAGVQRFEKVQPSLHQIFLQRVGASGIEDGMSGHG
- a CDS encoding ABC transporter permease — translated: MRLPGVASVLTALASSVLLLFLLAPVGAVVARGGWSGVASLAADTELRGALLLTALCATAATLIGVVLGTPVAWLLARTPFRGRALVAAALDLPLVIPHPVAGIALLLVLGRESVLGQGLGALGIRIVSSPLGIVLAMLFVSATLYVSAAREAFARVDRRFESVALTLGDTPLRAFRRVTLPLAGRGLLAAAVVMWARAVSEFGAIVVIAHSPRTIAVLSYDRFTTYGLGDALPVAAVLVLLALIPLAALRALRADRGEHAPGRRA
- a CDS encoding ABC transporter permease, with protein sequence MDKVIAVIKREYMERVRSRWFIFATVFGPLLMAVLLFLPAWLAGRSRAGTDATNIVIIDASGNALGSRIRDAISANGGIPPQVRTVMPAGIAQAESTATKDVLAKRVQGYLVVDALTTAGERARYSGRNASTLPDMRRIQDGVRSAVLSLRFEQAGLDARRVQALSQIRLEMSTERLSERGRGGGGENSVFLAYGVAMLLYMSIVLYGQAIMMGVIEEKTQRVAEVVVASISPGKLLAGKVLGVGSVGLTQQLVWVGSALLMLKLQAPIGKALGLATLGPTSLPSITIGTGLALLCFFLLGYTLFATMFAAAGSMVSSTQDAQQVATPLTLLIMPSLLLLAPVMLEPGGTLARTFTLVPFTSPILMPVRMSLTSVSWFEVVGSIALLVATCLAAMWLAARIFRVGVLMYGKKPGFSELIRWVRVAR